In the genome of Streptomyces pactum, one region contains:
- a CDS encoding ATP-binding protein, with protein MSALSNITPLYRLSAPNHPSSPRVCRETVAAVLQATGATALVDTARLLVSEAVTNVHRHAEHTRAIHIDVLVQDGAAVIAVKDNDPDGVPLRRPVNPHGEGGRGLLLVEELAYRWGVTWLGGEETDRKQVWFELRAPE; from the coding sequence ATGTCCGCACTCAGCAACATCACCCCCCTCTACCGGCTCAGCGCCCCGAACCACCCCTCCAGTCCCCGCGTCTGCCGGGAGACCGTCGCCGCCGTGCTCCAGGCCACCGGCGCCACGGCCCTGGTGGACACCGCGCGGCTGCTCGTCTCGGAGGCGGTGACCAACGTCCACCGGCACGCCGAGCACACCCGGGCCATCCACATCGACGTGCTCGTCCAGGACGGCGCCGCCGTCATCGCCGTGAAGGACAACGACCCGGACGGGGTGCCGTTGCGGCGGCCGGTGAATCCGCACGGGGAGGGCGGGCGGGGGCTGCTGCTGGTGGAGGAACTCGCGTACCGCTGGGGCGTCACCTGGCTCGGCGGGGAGGAGACCGACCGCAAGCAGGTCTGGTTCGAACTGCGCGCCCCCGAGTGA
- a CDS encoding AMP-binding protein has product MSGQRKAPGERSGDYAEAVLEVLSADPGRAAVTTAEGRVIGAEELRDQVYRLAGELAERGTGPGATVALLTGNTAEALVARYAANLAGARVVSLYEGMSPPVTARIMASVDCTLVLVDAGRHREARELAALGGMPGTLSLGPAGFAEDVLAAAAGRPARVLRCPAGPDDDWCVRHTGGTTGVPKGIRMSHGAYRQTLEYGISGVGTPPRYLACTSLAHLAGILTDLTLYQGGDVVLRHGFEPGDVLATIERERVTHTWLLPPLLYRLLDHPALPDTDLSSLRRVTYGGTAASPARLRQAVRALGPVLYSWYGQAEAQYITEAGPEDQEVTGPGGEPTVGRAMPGVEITVRDAGGAVLPPGERGEVVVRSPYVMSGYWKRPELTAEVLRDGWVYTGDVGHLDEDGRLYIVDRIKEMIVVVGGHVYPAELEGLLLSHPAVAQCVVFGVRDAESAEHVHAAVVPAAGHRPALAEVREFVTARKGRMYAPEALHLVPEIPLTAAGKPDRRLLRSRLTG; this is encoded by the coding sequence ATGAGCGGGCAGCGGAAGGCACCGGGGGAGCGGTCCGGTGACTATGCGGAGGCCGTCCTGGAGGTGCTGTCCGCCGATCCGGGGCGGGCGGCCGTCACCACCGCCGAGGGGCGGGTGATCGGCGCGGAGGAGCTGCGGGACCAGGTGTACCGGCTCGCCGGGGAGCTGGCGGAGCGCGGCACGGGTCCGGGCGCCACGGTCGCCCTGCTCACCGGCAACACCGCCGAGGCCCTGGTGGCCCGCTACGCCGCCAACCTGGCCGGCGCCCGGGTGGTCTCCCTGTACGAGGGGATGAGTCCGCCGGTCACGGCCCGCATCATGGCGAGCGTGGACTGCACCCTGGTGCTGGTGGACGCCGGACGGCACCGGGAGGCGCGGGAGCTGGCGGCTCTCGGCGGCATGCCCGGGACGCTCTCCCTGGGCCCGGCCGGGTTCGCCGAGGACGTGCTGGCCGCGGCCGCCGGGCGCCCGGCGCGGGTGCTGCGCTGCCCGGCGGGCCCGGACGACGACTGGTGCGTCCGGCACACCGGCGGCACCACCGGGGTGCCCAAGGGCATCCGGATGTCGCACGGTGCGTACCGGCAGACCCTGGAGTACGGGATCTCCGGCGTCGGCACCCCGCCCCGCTACCTGGCCTGCACCTCGCTCGCCCACCTCGCCGGCATCCTCACCGACCTGACCCTGTACCAGGGCGGCGACGTGGTGCTGCGGCACGGCTTCGAGCCCGGCGACGTGCTCGCCACGATCGAGCGCGAACGCGTCACCCACACCTGGCTGCTGCCGCCGCTGCTGTACCGGCTGCTGGACCACCCGGCCCTGCCGGACACCGATCTGTCCAGCCTGCGCCGGGTCACCTACGGCGGTACCGCGGCCTCCCCGGCCCGGCTGCGGCAGGCGGTCCGGGCGCTGGGGCCGGTGCTGTACAGCTGGTACGGGCAGGCCGAGGCGCAGTACATCACCGAGGCCGGCCCCGAGGACCAGGAGGTGACCGGGCCGGGCGGGGAGCCGACGGTGGGCCGGGCGATGCCCGGCGTGGAGATCACCGTCCGGGACGCCGGCGGCGCGGTCCTGCCGCCCGGGGAGCGGGGTGAGGTGGTGGTGCGCTCCCCGTACGTGATGTCCGGCTACTGGAAGCGGCCGGAGCTGACCGCCGAGGTGCTGCGGGACGGCTGGGTGTACACCGGGGACGTGGGCCACCTCGACGAGGACGGCCGGCTGTACATCGTGGACCGGATCAAGGAGATGATCGTGGTCGTCGGGGGCCACGTCTACCCGGCCGAGCTGGAGGGCCTGCTGCTGAGCCATCCGGCCGTGGCCCAGTGCGTGGTCTTCGGCGTCCGGGACGCGGAGTCGGCGGAGCACGTGCACGCCGCCGTGGTGCCCGCCGCCGGGCACCGGCCGGCCCTGGCGGAGGTGCGGGAGTTCGTCACCGCCCGCAAGGGGCGCATGTACGCGCCCGAGGCGCTGCACCTGGTGCCGGAGATCCCCCTCACGGCGGCGGGCAAGCCGGACCGCCGGCTGCTGCGGTCCCGGCTGACCGGCTGA
- a CDS encoding LysR family transcriptional regulator, with translation MDLLALRYFQVVARHQHISRAAEELRVAQPSVSRTIIRLESELGVPLFDRQGRRIRLNEHGAAFLRRVERALAELDDGRREMAEAAGDGPGRVAVAAETLLQLAGALAAFRARRPGVRVRLFQAPVDAMRRHLRAAEVDFALASQPLVGPDLCSVELAREEVLLAVPPDHRLAGRERVTVAELAAEEFVSTRPGHWQRALLERLFAREGLTPRVVCEGDEAAATPELIGTGQGIGLMPAVARRALGGTGPVAWLRLDAPDCHRTLTLVWRRNAYLSPAAREFRTLITERNMLGEA, from the coding sequence ATGGATCTGCTCGCGCTGCGCTACTTCCAGGTCGTCGCCCGCCACCAGCACATCAGCCGGGCCGCGGAGGAACTCCGGGTCGCCCAGCCCTCGGTGAGCCGGACCATCATCCGGCTGGAGTCGGAGCTGGGCGTGCCGCTCTTCGACCGCCAGGGCCGCCGGATACGGCTCAACGAGCACGGCGCGGCCTTCCTGCGGCGGGTCGAGCGGGCCCTGGCGGAACTCGACGACGGGCGGCGGGAGATGGCCGAGGCGGCCGGCGACGGGCCGGGCCGGGTCGCCGTCGCCGCCGAGACCCTGTTGCAGCTGGCCGGGGCGCTCGCCGCCTTCCGGGCGCGCCGGCCCGGGGTGCGGGTGCGCCTGTTCCAGGCCCCGGTGGACGCCATGCGGCGGCACCTGCGCGCCGCCGAGGTGGACTTCGCGCTCGCCTCCCAGCCGCTGGTCGGGCCGGACCTGTGCTCGGTGGAACTGGCCCGGGAGGAGGTGCTGCTGGCGGTGCCGCCGGATCACCGGCTGGCCGGGCGGGAGCGCGTCACGGTGGCCGAACTGGCCGCCGAGGAGTTCGTCAGCACCCGCCCCGGGCACTGGCAGCGCGCCCTGCTGGAGCGGCTGTTCGCCCGCGAGGGGCTCACCCCCCGGGTGGTCTGCGAGGGGGACGAGGCGGCCGCCACCCCGGAGCTGATCGGCACCGGGCAGGGCATCGGCCTGATGCCGGCGGTCGCCCGGCGGGCCCTCGGCGGCACCGGCCCGGTCGCCTGGCTGCGGCTGGACGCCCCGGACTGCCACCGCACGCTGACCCTGGTGTGGCGCCGGAACGCGTATCTCTCCCCGGCCGCCCGCGAGTTCCGCACGCTGATCACGGAACGGAACATGCTCGGTGAGGCATGA
- a CDS encoding aldo/keto reductase: MDKHSTDTTVFHLGGDLPVRRIGYGAMRLAGAPEARRGATAAIWEAPTDRAAAVALLREAVDLGVNLFDTADAYALGANEELLAEALHPYRDGVVVATKAGVLRPSPTEWVTHGHPAYLRQQAELSLRRLRTDRIDLFYLHRIDPDYPLADQLGALRQLREEGKVRHIGLSEVTVEQLTEAESIVPVAAVQNVYNLAERGHDAVIDHTAGRGIAFVPYFPVAMGGHADPDGPLATVARETGATPSQAALAWLLHRAPNVIPIPGTSSPAHLAENTGALTVRLSDDQFARLGREAVAA; this comes from the coding sequence ATGGACAAGCACTCGACCGACACGACCGTATTCCACCTCGGCGGCGACCTCCCGGTGCGCCGGATCGGCTACGGGGCGATGCGCCTCGCCGGCGCCCCCGAGGCCCGCCGCGGCGCCACGGCCGCCATCTGGGAGGCGCCCACCGACCGCGCGGCGGCGGTGGCCCTGCTGCGCGAGGCCGTGGACCTCGGCGTGAACCTCTTCGACACCGCCGACGCGTACGCCCTCGGCGCCAACGAGGAGCTGCTCGCCGAGGCGCTGCACCCGTACCGCGACGGCGTGGTCGTCGCCACCAAGGCCGGGGTGCTGCGGCCGTCGCCCACCGAGTGGGTCACCCACGGCCACCCCGCCTACCTGCGGCAGCAGGCCGAACTGAGCCTGCGCCGGCTGCGCACCGACCGGATCGACCTGTTCTACCTGCACCGCATCGACCCGGACTACCCGCTCGCGGACCAGCTCGGCGCGCTCCGGCAGCTCCGCGAGGAGGGCAAGGTCCGCCACATCGGCCTCTCCGAGGTGACCGTCGAGCAGCTGACGGAGGCGGAGTCGATCGTGCCCGTCGCGGCCGTGCAGAACGTGTACAACCTCGCCGAGCGCGGCCACGACGCGGTGATCGACCACACGGCCGGGCGCGGCATCGCCTTCGTCCCCTACTTCCCGGTGGCGATGGGCGGCCACGCCGACCCGGACGGCCCGCTGGCGACGGTGGCGCGGGAGACCGGCGCGACCCCCTCCCAGGCCGCGCTGGCCTGGCTGCTGCACCGCGCCCCCAACGTGATCCCGATCCCCGGCACCTCGTCCCCCGCGCACCTGGCGGAGAACACCGGGGCGCTCACGGTCCGGCTCAGCGACGACCAGTTCGCCCGGCTGGGGCGCGAGGCCGTGGCGGCGTGA
- a CDS encoding MerR family transcriptional regulator, translating into MKIGELSRVTGVSVRLLRYYEEQGLLTAHRTAGGQRAYAADAPEVVRRIRVLLGAGLPTRVIRPILECACGGAAEVEPCLGDLLRDQLDGIDARIAELLAARAALTGLLAETEREAAAAALPV; encoded by the coding sequence GTGAAGATCGGTGAGCTGTCGCGGGTCACCGGGGTCAGCGTCCGGCTGCTGCGGTACTACGAGGAGCAGGGGTTGCTCACCGCGCACCGCACCGCGGGCGGCCAGCGTGCCTACGCCGCCGACGCCCCGGAGGTGGTCCGCCGCATCCGGGTGCTGCTCGGCGCCGGGCTGCCGACACGGGTGATCCGCCCCATCCTGGAGTGCGCCTGCGGCGGCGCGGCAGAGGTCGAGCCGTGCCTGGGCGACCTGCTGCGCGACCAGCTCGACGGGATCGACGCGCGGATCGCGGAGCTGCTCGCCGCGCGGGCGGCGCTCACCGGCCTGCTGGCGGAGACCGAGCGGGAGGCCGCCGCGGCGGCCCTGCCGGTGTGA
- a CDS encoding cold-shock protein, with the protein MATGTVKWFNSEKGFGFIEQDGGGPDVFAHYSNIAAQGFRELLEGQKVQFDIAQGQKGPTAENIVPA; encoded by the coding sequence ATGGCTACCGGAACCGTGAAGTGGTTCAACTCGGAAAAGGGCTTCGGCTTCATCGAGCAGGACGGTGGCGGCCCCGACGTGTTCGCCCACTACTCGAACATCGCCGCCCAGGGCTTCCGTGAGCTGCTTGAGGGCCAGAAGGTCCAGTTCGACATCGCGCAGGGCCAGAAGGGCCCGACGGCCGAGAACATCGTTCCCGCCTGA
- a CDS encoding DEAD/DEAH box helicase, translating to MNRTRTNDRFARTRHRGAEAGNSGKRSGAPDRGRSGKPARSGGSGRRPAAPQGEFALPETVTPALPAAAGFAELAMPAAMLAELGAQGVTEPFPIQAATLPNSLAGRDVLGRGRTGSGKTLAFGLALLARTAGRRAEPRQPLGLVLVPTRELAQQVTDALTPYARAVRLRLATVVGGMSIGRQAGALRGGAEIVVATPGRLKDLIERGDCRLDQVAVTVLDEADQMADMGFMPQVTALLDQVRPQGQRMLFSATLDRNVDLLVRRYLSDPVVHSVDPSAGSVTTMEHHLLHVHGDDKHAATTEIAARDGRVIMFLDTKHAVDRLTRHLLSSGVRAAALHGGKSQPQRTRTLTQFKNGHVSVLVATNVAARGIHVDALDLVVNVDPPTDHKDYLHRGGRTARAGESGSVVTLVTPDQRRAMTRLMAAAGIVPHTTRVRPGSEDLRRITGAQTPSGIPVVITTPVAERPQRAAASRGRRRPGPATRRTSARRSGAAA from the coding sequence ATGAACCGCACACGCACGAACGACCGATTCGCCCGCACTCGTCATCGCGGTGCCGAAGCGGGGAACAGCGGCAAAAGGTCCGGTGCACCGGACCGGGGCCGCTCCGGCAAGCCGGCCCGCTCCGGCGGCTCCGGCCGCCGTCCCGCCGCGCCGCAGGGTGAGTTCGCGCTCCCCGAGACGGTCACCCCGGCACTGCCCGCCGCGGCCGGCTTCGCCGAGCTGGCGATGCCCGCGGCGATGCTGGCCGAGCTGGGCGCGCAGGGCGTGACCGAGCCGTTCCCGATCCAGGCCGCGACGCTGCCGAACTCCCTCGCCGGCCGCGACGTCCTCGGCCGCGGACGCACCGGTTCCGGCAAGACCCTCGCCTTCGGGCTGGCCCTGCTGGCCCGCACCGCCGGGCGGCGCGCCGAGCCCCGGCAGCCGCTGGGCCTGGTCCTCGTCCCCACCCGGGAACTCGCCCAGCAGGTCACCGACGCGCTCACGCCGTACGCCCGTGCGGTGCGGCTGCGCCTGGCCACCGTCGTGGGCGGGATGTCGATCGGCCGGCAGGCCGGCGCGCTGCGCGGCGGCGCCGAGATCGTCGTCGCCACCCCCGGACGCCTCAAGGACCTCATCGAGCGCGGTGACTGCCGGCTGGACCAGGTCGCCGTCACCGTCCTCGACGAGGCCGACCAGATGGCCGACATGGGCTTCATGCCGCAGGTCACGGCCCTGCTCGACCAGGTCCGCCCGCAGGGCCAGCGGATGCTGTTCTCCGCCACGCTGGACCGCAACGTCGATCTGCTGGTGCGCCGCTACCTGAGCGACCCGGTCGTGCACTCCGTCGATCCGTCGGCCGGCTCGGTCACCACGATGGAACACCACCTGCTGCACGTCCACGGTGACGACAAGCACGCCGCCACCACCGAGATCGCCGCCCGCGACGGCCGCGTGATCATGTTCCTGGACACCAAGCACGCCGTGGACCGCTTGACCAGGCACCTGCTCAGCAGCGGGGTCCGGGCCGCCGCCCTGCACGGCGGCAAGTCGCAGCCGCAGCGCACCCGTACGTTGACGCAGTTCAAGAACGGACACGTCAGCGTGCTGGTGGCGACCAACGTCGCCGCGCGCGGCATCCACGTGGACGCCCTGGACCTCGTCGTCAACGTCGATCCCCCCACCGACCACAAGGACTACCTCCACCGCGGCGGGCGCACCGCCCGGGCGGGCGAGTCCGGCAGCGTCGTCACCCTGGTCACCCCGGACCAGCGCCGTGCCATGACGCGCCTGATGGCGGCGGCCGGGATCGTCCCGCACACCACCCGGGTCCGCCCCGGCTCCGAGGACCTGCGCCGCATCACCGGCGCCCAGACCCCCTCCGGCATCCCGGTCGTCATCACCACGCCGGTGGCCGAACGGCCCCAGCGCGCCGCCGCCTCCCGGGGCCGGCGCCGTCCGGGCCCGGCGACCCGGCGCACGTCCGCCCGGCGGTCGGGTGCCGCGGCCTGA
- a CDS encoding CBS domain-containing protein, translating to MTGTDATHGTGADAMDPAASQVWDDMTVEVALSVMAAARTGHLVVRGEDGRRTDLVTQARLLAVRDGAGYTDQVRLRDIADGGGPPPRHGAR from the coding sequence TTGACGGGCACCGACGCCACGCACGGCACGGGCGCCGACGCCATGGACCCGGCCGCCTCGCAGGTCTGGGACGACATGACCGTCGAGGTGGCGCTCTCCGTCATGGCCGCCGCCCGCACCGGTCACCTCGTCGTCCGCGGCGAGGACGGCCGGCGCACCGACCTGGTGACCCAGGCCCGGCTCCTCGCCGTACGGGACGGGGCCGGATACACCGACCAGGTCCGCCTGCGCGACATCGCCGACGGCGGCGGACCGCCGCCCCGGCACGGAGCGCGGTGA
- a CDS encoding SCO5918 family protein, whose protein sequence is MRCVIARFPFELTKGGVLEAMKDVKPEPVTGDSVIIGRRHYPAKQVGQVITRQDRRDFSSGEVLRAMAKLGFTCRTATTDAVPATTDPLRRASALLGGPETA, encoded by the coding sequence ATGCGCTGCGTCATCGCCCGCTTCCCGTTCGAGCTCACCAAGGGCGGCGTGCTGGAAGCGATGAAGGACGTCAAGCCCGAGCCGGTCACCGGTGACTCCGTGATCATCGGGCGCCGCCATTACCCGGCCAAGCAGGTCGGCCAGGTCATCACCCGCCAGGACCGCCGCGATTTCAGCAGCGGTGAGGTCCTCCGGGCCATGGCCAAGCTCGGCTTCACCTGCCGCACCGCCACCACCGACGCGGTCCCGGCGACCACCGACCCGCTCCGGCGGGCCTCCGCGCTGCTCGGCGGCCCCGAAACCGCCTGA
- a CDS encoding MerR family transcriptional regulator: MTADTPLDRIDDDDYPAYTMGRAAEMLGTTPAFLRALGEARLITPLRSEGGHRRYSRYQLRIAARARELVDQGTAIEAACRIIILEDQLEEARRINDELRRERGTVGSGSHQADA, from the coding sequence ATGACCGCAGACACACCGCTCGACCGGATCGATGACGACGACTACCCCGCCTACACCATGGGACGGGCGGCGGAGATGCTCGGCACCACCCCCGCCTTCCTGCGGGCCCTCGGCGAGGCCCGGCTGATCACACCGCTGCGCTCCGAGGGCGGTCACCGCCGCTACTCCCGCTACCAGCTGCGTATCGCCGCCCGCGCCCGGGAGCTGGTGGATCAGGGCACCGCCATCGAGGCGGCCTGCCGCATCATCATCCTGGAGGACCAGCTCGAAGAGGCCCGCCGGATCAACGACGAGCTGCGCCGCGAGCGCGGTACCGTCGGGTCCGGCAGCCATCAGGCGGACGCCTGA
- a CDS encoding MFS transporter yields the protein MTTPVAAPGARLWSRNFSLYFVARIVSMLGDAMTPVAVSVAVLTLGYGVTGVGVVLGAWTGMFALFVVFGGVFADRFHPVPQMIGSDVVRCALQLGIAAWMWAGHPPLWFLIATALLGGLATAMFQPGVSSLVPQVARDPQQANGVLRVSQGLAQMGGPAIAGIIVASTSAAWAFVVDAATFAVSAVCLAALKLAPFTAARGGSTLSDLRAGWKEFSSRAWLWSVILIWMVLGIFVFGPVVPLGAASIVDAHGKAAFGWAEAVFGVGNVVGGLVAIRLRPARPLFAGGVAMLLFPLMPLAAGALPDFWLLLAGYGFAGAGWAFWSVQWATSVQTQIPPDRLNRVTAYEIAGSVMAVPVGQAIAGPASALVGVHEMLHLSAVVGLAGALALLVTGPVRRLRRVATPPLARGGPEHRPADSGASAPS from the coding sequence ATGACGACGCCTGTCGCCGCGCCCGGCGCGCGGCTGTGGAGCCGCAACTTCTCGCTGTACTTCGTCGCCCGCATCGTGTCGATGCTCGGGGACGCGATGACCCCGGTCGCCGTCTCGGTCGCCGTGCTGACGCTCGGGTACGGGGTCACCGGTGTCGGTGTGGTGCTGGGTGCCTGGACGGGGATGTTCGCGCTCTTCGTGGTGTTCGGCGGGGTGTTCGCCGACCGGTTCCACCCGGTCCCGCAGATGATCGGCTCCGATGTGGTGCGGTGCGCCCTGCAGTTGGGGATCGCCGCGTGGATGTGGGCCGGACACCCGCCGCTGTGGTTCCTGATCGCCACGGCTTTGCTGGGCGGGCTGGCCACCGCGATGTTCCAGCCCGGCGTGTCCAGCCTGGTCCCGCAGGTGGCCCGGGACCCGCAGCAGGCCAACGGGGTGCTGCGGGTCAGTCAGGGGCTGGCCCAGATGGGCGGCCCCGCCATCGCCGGCATCATCGTCGCCTCCACCTCGGCCGCCTGGGCGTTCGTGGTGGACGCCGCCACGTTCGCGGTCAGCGCGGTGTGCCTGGCCGCGCTGAAGCTGGCGCCGTTCACCGCCGCTCGCGGCGGGTCCACGCTGTCCGATCTGCGGGCCGGCTGGAAGGAGTTCAGCTCCCGGGCCTGGCTGTGGTCGGTGATCCTCATCTGGATGGTGCTGGGCATCTTCGTCTTCGGCCCGGTCGTCCCGCTGGGCGCGGCCTCCATCGTGGACGCCCACGGCAAGGCCGCCTTCGGCTGGGCCGAGGCCGTCTTCGGGGTCGGCAACGTGGTCGGCGGCCTGGTCGCGATCCGGCTGCGCCCCGCCCGCCCGCTGTTCGCCGGGGGCGTGGCGATGCTGCTGTTCCCGCTGATGCCGCTGGCCGCCGGCGCCCTGCCCGACTTCTGGCTGCTGCTGGCCGGGTACGGGTTCGCCGGCGCCGGCTGGGCCTTCTGGAGCGTCCAGTGGGCCACCAGCGTGCAGACCCAGATCCCCCCGGACCGGCTCAACCGGGTCACCGCCTACGAGATCGCCGGCTCGGTGATGGCCGTCCCCGTCGGGCAGGCCATCGCCGGTCCGGCGAGCGCCCTGGTCGGCGTGCACGAAATGCTGCACCTGTCCGCCGTGGTCGGACTGGCGGGCGCCCTGGCCCTGCTGGTGACGGGCCCGGTCCGCCGGCTGCGGCGGGTCGCCACGCCGCCCCTGGCGCGCGGCGGCCCGGAGCACCGGCCCGCGGACTCCGGCGCCTCCGCCCCTTCCTGA
- a CDS encoding SMI1/KNR4 family protein, with translation MTELFEDDDSYTGPPLDEGLVRRAEEELGLRLPLSYVEVLRLRNGGVPRRRCCPTEFSTTWAPDHFEISAILGIGGPWGIIDHPPGASTSYSVTEWEYPEIGFVVCDTPSAGHDTVMLDYSACGPDGEPAVAYVDEDRVPRRVADSFAAFLTRLTDCRRFD, from the coding sequence ATGACCGAGCTGTTCGAGGACGACGACTCCTACACCGGGCCTCCGCTCGACGAGGGTCTGGTCCGCCGGGCCGAGGAGGAACTCGGGCTGCGGCTGCCGCTCAGTTACGTCGAGGTCCTGCGTCTGCGGAACGGGGGAGTTCCCCGGCGCCGCTGCTGTCCCACCGAGTTCTCCACCACCTGGGCCCCGGACCACTTCGAGATCAGCGCGATCCTCGGCATCGGCGGACCGTGGGGAATCATCGACCATCCGCCCGGGGCGTCCACCTCCTACTCGGTCACCGAGTGGGAGTACCCGGAGATCGGTTTCGTCGTCTGCGACACGCCGTCGGCGGGCCATGACACGGTGATGCTCGACTACTCGGCATGCGGCCCCGACGGCGAGCCGGCCGTGGCGTACGTCGATGAGGACCGCGTCCCGCGGCGGGTCGCGGACTCCTTCGCCGCGTTCCTCACCCGGCTGACCGACTGCCGCCGCTTCGACTGA
- a CDS encoding dihydrofolate reductase family protein translates to MRSVTYSMNISLDGYIVGPDGGFDWTMPDEEIFRFATDEVRRAGVHLLGRRLYETMLYWETADQNPSLDFSTREFAAIWRALPKVVFSTTLSAVQGNARLASGGLAEEIERWRAEPGDGDIAIGGAALAAAAAESDLIDEYRAKVHPVLLGGGIPFFPQHERRVDLELTETRTFGSGVVYLRHRVTR, encoded by the coding sequence ATGCGCAGCGTGACCTATTCGATGAACATCTCACTCGACGGATACATCGTCGGGCCGGACGGCGGCTTCGACTGGACGATGCCCGACGAGGAGATCTTCCGCTTCGCCACCGACGAGGTGCGCAGGGCCGGCGTCCACCTGCTGGGCCGGCGGCTGTACGAGACGATGCTGTACTGGGAGACCGCCGACCAGAATCCCTCACTCGACTTCTCCACGCGCGAGTTCGCCGCGATCTGGCGGGCGCTCCCCAAGGTGGTGTTCTCCACCACGCTGTCGGCGGTGCAGGGCAACGCCCGCTTGGCCTCCGGCGGCCTGGCGGAGGAGATCGAACGGTGGCGGGCCGAGCCGGGGGACGGCGACATCGCCATCGGCGGCGCGGCCCTCGCCGCCGCGGCGGCCGAGTCCGATCTGATCGACGAGTACCGGGCCAAGGTCCACCCGGTGCTGCTGGGCGGCGGCATCCCGTTCTTCCCCCAGCACGAGCGCCGGGTGGACCTCGAACTCACCGAGACCCGCACCTTCGGCTCAGGAGTCGTCTATCTCCGCCACCGGGTGACCCGTTGA
- a CDS encoding SUKH-4 family immunity protein, whose translation MLFDVTRGELADLFGEDRLATLPATAFPPAAADTPGARLLRTVGVPTGTFHLREPDEESGRLPLVRDVVDVEDFEGCDGFEGCGGAAGDAAGGPGAWPVIGWLLNAHIALDPGSGAVYAVDLEEEAVLGLHTDVSSLIHVTLRFQRLLEEFTFGDDDEEAGFERLDREVDRIRAEIGGVDPLPFRDDETTWSVIGDEIAAGRRFRAGSPAARRLYG comes from the coding sequence GTGCTTTTCGACGTCACCCGCGGCGAACTCGCCGACCTGTTCGGCGAGGACCGGCTCGCGACCCTGCCCGCCACCGCCTTCCCGCCCGCCGCGGCGGACACCCCGGGCGCCCGGCTGCTGCGCACCGTCGGCGTCCCCACCGGGACGTTCCACCTGCGGGAGCCGGACGAGGAATCCGGCCGGCTGCCGCTCGTCCGGGACGTCGTCGACGTGGAGGACTTCGAGGGCTGCGACGGCTTCGAGGGCTGCGGGGGCGCCGCCGGGGACGCTGCCGGGGGCCCGGGCGCGTGGCCCGTCATCGGCTGGCTGCTCAACGCCCACATCGCCCTCGATCCGGGTTCCGGCGCGGTGTACGCCGTCGACCTGGAGGAGGAGGCCGTGCTCGGGCTCCACACGGACGTCTCCTCCCTCATCCATGTCACCCTCCGGTTCCAGCGCCTGCTGGAGGAGTTCACCTTCGGTGACGACGACGAGGAGGCCGGCTTCGAGCGCCTGGACCGCGAGGTCGACCGCATCCGTGCGGAGATCGGCGGCGTCGACCCGCTCCCCTTCCGGGACGACGAGACCACCTGGTCGGTGATCGGGGACGAGATCGCCGCGGGCCGACGCTTCAGGGCCGGCAGCCCGGCGGCCCGGCGGCTCTACGGGTGA